TTACCAGATCCATCATGACATGTAATTCTGCTATTGCCACCATCAAATAGTAATTGCCCATCAATAGAACCATTTCCATTAATATGACTTGCATCAATTCCATGAGGATTGTCAGCATTTTCATGATTAGACAAATTAGAGGAAGTAGCAAAATAATTGCTATCGTGTCCATCTAACTTACCTGCATTGAGTGTACCTTCATCTTGTGTCGTAAGGTATCTATCAGCACCATTATTAAATTTAATATAACTTCCATCTTTAGCAATTTGCATTTCTTGCGAATGATTGTTTGTAACAACTCCTTCACCTATTATAATTTCATCATTAGAGTTTTTAGTAATACCTGTAACCTCTTGATCGTTTCCATCAAGAAATCTAATTCCTGTTGCATACCGACTTACCCTTTCTCTGAATTTAACATAGCTTTTAGGACTGTGTATTAAATCACCTGTAATTGTATCACCATCAACATTTAAATATCTGCTATCTAAATCTGACAAATGTTGTCCATCTAATAGGTCAGCATTAAGCCCATTTCCGCTTCCTTCATCAGCAGTAGTTAACACTCTTTTTCCCTCATTCATCAATTCTGCACCATTTATATTTAAAGTATCGGGCGTTGTTAGCATTATTCTTGCACCAAAATCCACATCAGATTGAGATGCAAAATCAATAAATGGTTGTCCTCCATTGGTAGATTTTATTTCTAATGCAGGGTTACCTGCATCTATAATAGAAGTAGTACCTGTTATAGTACCCCCAGTATCACTTCTTAAAAATTGACTACTATCAACACCATCTAAAGTGCCTGCATCAAGTTTTCCTTCATCGTTTGTAGTTAATACTCTACTCTGATTAACTTCGACTGTTCCATTAGGCTTGATTTGCAGGGGTGTTCTAATCCAATTTCCCGTGCCAACTTCTCTTTGCGTGAATAGCAAACTAGCACTATCGGGATGCTCATATATTTGAAAATATTTATTGTCTTCGCCGATATCTCTAAAATTTAATCTTCCTAAATTCTGTATATTTCTGTTAGCGAAATCAATATGACCTGTTATTGCCTTACTGCCATCACGATAAAAAAATAAATCATCATTACCTTTATGCCACAAATTATAAGTATTATTGCCATCATAGTAGGTCGGTGTATTAGCACCTTCCAACACCAATCCCGAACTTTGATTTCCTACCGATACAATATTATCACTTCTTAATTTGAGCAAATTTCTATTATTATCATAAGTATCTTTACCCACAATACCTTGATCATTTTCAAATACTAAATCCCCTGCCATTGTGCCACCGGCAATATTTAGCTTCTTGCTGTCTAATTCATCAATAGCACCTTTAACTGTGGTTGCTACCAAACTGGAATCAATATTACTGTAGTCAACTTTAGCACTGGTGGTTTTGTGTGGATTCGCCATGTCTGCCAAATGATTATCTTGAGCATCATCAACTATTTTCAAAGCATTATCTAATTCTTTCAAACTTTCATAATACCTTTGATGTAGATAGTTAAACCACTGAGCGGGTGGTTTTTCTCCTGGATCCCATCCACTATTCCTTTTAGTCTCACTTGGCTCTACAGTATTAAGAGGATCTGGATTCCATACAGGAACTGCACTAACATAATTACCTTGATAAGACATCTAATCACCTCACTTATTATTGCTTATCCTCTTCAACCTTTTTAACTTCTTCCTCAGGCTCTTTTTTACCCTCATCAGCATTAGCTAGTCCTTCTAAATAAGTAACTACTGATTGCTTAGATAAAACATTATCTCTAGCTGCACTTACTGCTTGATTAGCTTGTTGAATTAAAGTTTCTCTTTTTTCTGCTGTTGCTTGATACTCTTCCTTAGCTCCTGCTAATTCTTTCTGTGCTTTTTCTAATTCTTTATTAATATTCATCTCTATCTCCTTTTTATTTTTAATTTACCAATCTGGTAGTTCTACTGGATTTTCAGGCTCATGCCAACTTCCAAAGAATCCTCCAGTAGATTCATTATTCAAATCACCAAATCCAGCATTATTATCAACCTCTGGACTTCCATCACTAAACTCAAAAGTACCATTTAACCTGGTATATGGTCTAACTCCAGCTGCAGTAATTCGATTTAGTATCGTTATAAAATGTTCTCTAGTAATGTTATACTGGCCAACAGCTACCAAAGGAATCTCAATATAAACACTGGCAGGCTCATTACCTGGATTCTCCTCCAGAAGTATATATTCTTGCCTAATATCTAACATAGATTCCATTACAGTTAGAATAGTATTAATATCGCCTGTTGACCTGTTACGAGCTACTTTAGACTTAATTAGTAATCGATAAGTAGGATCACCTAAGGATCCTCTTTCCTGTTGGACTGCTTCTCCAATTTTATCTAAGGTTTCACCAAAAGCAGTCTCTATATTTCTACTATCTTTAATCTTATCTTTAACAACATAAATCTCATCAATCTGCTCAGTAACTAAAGTTATAAACTTAGCTATCTTACTATCTTGGGTCTTGGTATAGACACTAGTTAAAGCTTCTAATAACCTCTCTTTTAGATTCATTGATGAATCACATCCACTTTAGCAGTATCAGTCTCAGCTACACTATTACCAGCTATATCAATATTAGCTATGCCTATAGGATTATCACTAGTTCCAATAGTAACAGTAGCATCATCAATACCAGCTATCTTATAGATTTCACCAATTATACGAGAATGAATAACCTTCTCCCCTACATTAGTACCAGGATGAGTATTGCCATCTCTATCAGTACCACCAATATATTTAATAATAGCTCTCTCAACTTGAATATCACCATCTACTGGATAAACTGGACTAATATTTAAGCTTACATCAACATAGATAGGAACTGATGTTGGTCTGCTAAAGGAAATAGATCTATTATTACCTGCATTGTCTTGAACATCTACAGTATATGCTCCAGCAGTCTCTATTCCAGCTGCTTTAGAATCTAAAATTGCTTTACCAATACTTGCTTCAGCTCCACCCAAAACAACTGCTTCTATCGATTTTGGAGGTAATCCATCCATTATATCCATAGTATGATTTTCACGAATATAAACAGATCTAACTCCTGCCACCTCATATATAGCTGAGCGAATAGCATCTATAGTAGATGCACCACTTAAAGTAATAGATTCTTTATATCTCTGCCTAAACTCATAATCACTCTCTCTATCTTGGCCACCATAAGTAGGCTCATTATTAGTTACCTCATATACAAAAGGAGATGGATTTATAAATTCAGTTAATTGATTCTGAACAACCTCATAATCTTCTCCAGCTTCTACAGCTTTAATTGGAAGAGTAATAGTCCCATCCTGCTCTATGATTCCACTCCTGGTAGTCTCATAGATAATTTTAGGATCTGTATCAGTTGAGATTCTAAATCCATTAGGTATAACTTCATCAGCTTGACCAGTAAAAAGAGCTTCTCCTACTGCTTTAGCTGCAGGTTTTCTTTTAACCCCAATATACTGGCCAACATAATCAAGACTCTTACCTACTGCAGTATCTAAAAAAGCTGAATTATAAACTCCTGCTAATGCCTTCCATACTAAAGCTAAAGCATAAGAAATAAGGGTAATCAATAATCCTAATGGTGAGTTTTCCTTTAAGTTAATATCATCACCAAAAAGATTACGAGCTGTATTTTTCATATCATTCTCTATATCTTCCCTGGTCTTTCTTTTAAATCCCTCTTGGACCACTCCATACTCTTCATCAGCCACCTATACCACCTCCTC
The nucleotide sequence above comes from Orenia marismortui DSM 5156. Encoded proteins:
- a CDS encoding gp53-like domain-containing protein — translated: MSYQGNYVSAVPVWNPDPLNTVEPSETKRNSGWDPGEKPPAQWFNYLHQRYYESLKELDNALKIVDDAQDNHLADMANPHKTTSAKVDYSNIDSSLVATTVKGAIDELDSKKLNIAGGTMAGDLVFENDQGIVGKDTYDNNRNLLKLRSDNIVSVGNQSSGLVLEGANTPTYYDGNNTYNLWHKGNDDLFFYRDGSKAITGHIDFANRNIQNLGRLNFRDIGEDNKYFQIYEHPDSASLLFTQREVGTGNWIRTPLQIKPNGTVEVNQSRVLTTNDEGKLDAGTLDGVDSSQFLRSDTGGTITGTTSIIDAGNPALEIKSTNGGQPFIDFASQSDVDFGARIMLTTPDTLNINGAELMNEGKRVLTTADEGSGNGLNADLLDGQHLSDLDSRYLNVDGDTITGDLIHSPKSYVKFRERVSRYATGIRFLDGNDQEVTGITKNSNDEIIIGEGVVTNNHSQEMQIAKDGSYIKFNNGADRYLTTQDEGTLNAGKLDGHDSNYFATSSNLSNHENADNPHGIDASHINGNGSIDGQLLFDGGNSRITCHDGSGNFNIKSGVDNNNRIVEVGGGSHIKMDENGGISLLVSTQPVGNLFTSDTELIIGQTGIRWNGNLLATIQDLNNIDAVKTSDYSNNFNGTGHVKLPNGLYLMWGRTKTFFGDTTGNTIVFPTSFPTQCLQVVTGNSSTNAPADTFAGIYNITNSSFQLAINNGSGAAFNWMAIGY
- a CDS encoding baseplate J/gp47 family protein, which codes for MADEEYGVVQEGFKRKTREDIENDMKNTARNLFGDDINLKENSPLGLLITLISYALALVWKALAGVYNSAFLDTAVGKSLDYVGQYIGVKRKPAAKAVGEALFTGQADEVIPNGFRISTDTDPKIIYETTRSGIIEQDGTITLPIKAVEAGEDYEVVQNQLTEFINPSPFVYEVTNNEPTYGGQDRESDYEFRQRYKESITLSGASTIDAIRSAIYEVAGVRSVYIRENHTMDIMDGLPPKSIEAVVLGGAEASIGKAILDSKAAGIETAGAYTVDVQDNAGNNRSISFSRPTSVPIYVDVSLNISPVYPVDGDIQVERAIIKYIGGTDRDGNTHPGTNVGEKVIHSRIIGEIYKIAGIDDATVTIGTSDNPIGIANIDIAGNSVAETDTAKVDVIHQ